In the Hordeum vulgare subsp. vulgare chromosome 7H, MorexV3_pseudomolecules_assembly, whole genome shotgun sequence genome, one interval contains:
- the LOC123408680 gene encoding uncharacterized protein LOC123408680 — translation MRAAATSTAISLLSPYRFRTSAPASLPYRPEAARSPAAVEPPAPPLSKFKVALCQLLVTADKARNIGGMAAMARRGAALALAMARRGAALALAMARRGMCSASAPAGEHAAATLSSEELIRMEQDCSVHKYGDCFASRSAPSPPPPRTPSACVNVSVPNSVVSIISPTVCSSSALRLHIAPAVPQVE, via the exons ATGAGAGCCGCAGCCACATCCACAGccatctccctcctctcgccCTACCGCTTCCGGACCTCCGCTCCCGCCAGCCTCCCCTACCGCCCGGAGGCCGCACGCTCGCCCGCCGCCGTCGAGCCCCCGGCCCCGCCGCTCTCCaag TTCAAGGTGGCGCTGTGCCAGCTCTTGGTGACGGCGGACAAGGCTCGCAACATCGGGGGGATGGCGGCGATGGCGCGGCGGGGTGCGGCGCTAGCGCTGGCGATGGCGCGGAGGGGTGCGGCGCTAGCGCTGGCGATGGCGCGGAGGGGGATGTGCTCCGCCTCGGCGCCCGCGGGGGAGCACGCCGCGGCGACGCTGTCCTCGGAGGAGCTCATACGGATGGAGCAGGACTGCAGCGTGCACAAGTACGGTGATTGCTTTGCTTCTAGATCAgcaccctctccccctcctcctcgcaCGCCTTCTGCTTGCGTAAATGTCTCAGTGCCAAATTCTGTTGTGTCGATCATTTCTCCGACCGTATGTTCTTCTTCGGCACTTCGTCTTCATATAGCGCCCGCGGTTCCGCAGGTAGAGTAA